The genomic window TAAATTTCATTAACACCTAATAGTTGATCCACCGAAAATCATGGTTATAAATTGAATTTATTTAAATTTCTTACAGATGGGGGGCCATTCTACCAACCAAACTGGTATTGTTTGGTAATAACAGTTATGACCGTGCGCAAAATCTCCACTCATCTCACGGTCGCTAACCCTCCCATGTATCACCGGATTGGGATCCATACATTCCTTCGTCCTGCGTATCCATGAGGTGGAGGTCGGATAAGCTCCTCAGCTGGGTCATAAGCCCGTATGGTAAAAATAAACTCCGACTCGGCACTATTGGTGTTTGTCTTTAGAAATACTTGAAGTATTCGATAGTAATTTGATTAACAAATTGGTTAATAAATCGGTTTAAGCAACTTGTAATGTAATTTGAGGCAAGCCTTGCAATAATTTTGAACCATCAAATTCACACTGTTTTTGACCAATGACAAATAAGACACGTAATAGCTTACAACACAAAGCGATGAGAGACTGTTGCTTTTTTAAAGGCCTTTCAGATCGTTTTGTATAGTATTGATGTAAAGCTTTAAAAGTTGGATTATGGGCAACGAGTGGCCGAATCGCTAGGTACAGAGCTTTACGCAGCCTGCTTCGTCCCCGTTTCGTTATTCTGGTTTGTCCTTTAAATTTTCCAGAACTATGCTCACGTAATGAAAGGCCTGCCAGATTAACTAATTGCTGAGGGTGACTGTACTTTGTGAGATCACCCACTTCAGCGAAGAATAGAGCGACTGTTGTAACACCTAACCCAGAAATATTCATCATTTGCTTAGCACCTGGGATCGTTTCTACAAGAGCTTCTAGCTCCTGATCCAACTCTTCCAACTGCGTTTGATAAAGCTCATATTGGTCAATCAGATATTCCATTTCACGTTTGGCAAACTGAATCCCGATTTGAATTCCAATGCTCTTTTTGGCCGTTTCCACTAGTTTCGTTGCTCGCTTCATTCCAACTCCTCGTTGTACAAATGGCTTCCACTTTGAGAGAATCTCTTCAGGTGTCATTTCTTTAATTTGAGAAGGAAATGGAAACAGTTTTAGCGTGCAAAGAGCTGCTTTTCCTTCCCAATCCCCGAAAACATCGAAAAACTCCGGAAAATAACGTTGAATCAAATTTTGAATACGTCCTTCTGTGATGGCAAGCTGTTGAGTGAGCTGATCTCTTATTTTGACGCCTTCTCTTAGTTCCGCGTAAATGCCG from Bacillus methanolicus includes these protein-coding regions:
- a CDS encoding IS110 family transposase, producing the protein MNYTQNRKISQITPSTLIIGIDIAKDKHVARAQDDRGIEFGKRLIFENRIHGFQMLLDWVNRHQKENDKNHVIFGVEPTGPYWLNLAYFLTAKGYDFVLVNPMHVKKSKELDDNSPTKNDTKDARVIAQLIKDGRYSVPNLLDGIYAELREGVKIRDQLTQQLAITEGRIQNLIQRYFPEFFDVFGDWEGKAALCTLKLFPFPSQIKEMTPEEILSKWKPFVQRGVGMKRATKLVETAKKSIGIQIGIQFAKREMEYLIDQYELYQTQLEELDQELEALVETIPGAKQMMNISGLGVTTVALFFAEVGDLTKYSHPQQLVNLAGLSLREHSSGKFKGQTRITKRGRSRLRKALYLAIRPLVAHNPTFKALHQYYTKRSERPLKKQQSLIALCCKLLRVLFVIGQKQCEFDGSKLLQGLPQITLQVA